In the Bacteroidales bacterium genome, TATTTATAAAATTTTAATTTATATATTCATATTATTTAGCACAATATTTATGCCATAATAATTTTTGTTAAAAAATAAATTTACAAAAAAATTATTAATTCAACAAATTTAATTAATATGTAAAATTCCTAAATTTTTCTGACAACTATAATACCTAAATAATATATTATCTATTATTTTAAGATAAAGTGTAAATTAAATTTATAAATTAGCAAATAAAAAAATATTATTAAAAATCCCAAAAAAATCATTTACTTTACATACTTTAATTTTAGGAATTACTATTAATGAAAAATATAAAAAATATACATACTTTCCATATTCCTGTAATGGGAATAGGTTTTACTATTGATACACCTGTAAAAGTTGCACAATACGGAATATCATCAGTAATTTCTTTAGTAGATGATATGCTCTTTGAAAAAATGCGGGAATATTATTGTAAACAATTAAATATTTCTTTTAAACCTATAACTAATATAAATAATGACTATAGGGTAAAAAGAATTACATCTTATTTGAATCTTATTGATAAAATTGTAAAAGATAAATTTGAAGAAATTAAAAATTCTATACTTGAAAAAAGCAGTGAATTAGAAAAATATATGGACATGTTGCCTGATTTTTCTGTATTAAAAAAAGAATTCGAACAGATAGTACAAAATAATATTTATATAAAAGATATAAGAAATTGGATTCAAAATAACTTGTTAGTTGGTTCAATAGATGTAAACATTATGACCAAAATTGATAAGGAAAACTACAATAATGGTGAAAAACTTTCAGTAGAATACAATGACGCACATGCTGCTTTATGCGGATTTGCAAAAAGCAACTTAGAATCATCAATTATTTTTTCAGCGGGAATGAATCAAAGATTATATAGTTATATTGAAAATTTTGATGATTTTTACCCTGATGAAAATGGACAATTAAAAAAGAAAATCACATTAAAAGTTAGTGATTACAGGTCAGCATTGATTCAGGGAAAGTTTTTAGCTAAAAAAGGTTTATGGATTTCTGAATTCAGAATCGAATCAGGACTAAATTGTGGGGGGCATGCTTTTGCCACTAATGGTTGTTTAATGGGACCAATTTTAGAAGAATTTAAAAACACAAGGGATATCCTAATTTCAACTATTCATGAAATTTATGTTCAGGCACTTAAAGATAAAAACCGTACTTATCCTAAAGAACCGCTTGATGTAAAAATTACGGCACAAGGAGGAATTAGTACAGCAGAAGAACATCAATTCCTTATAGATTACTATCAACTGGATTCAATTGGTTGGGGAACTCCTTTTCTTTTGGTTCCCGAAGTAACTAATGTTGATGAAAATTCAATAAAACTATTAAGCAAAGCAGGCGAAGATGATTTGTATTTAAGTAATATATCACCCCTAAGTGTTCCTTTTAATAGTTTAAGAAACAATACTAAAGATATTGAAAAAACAGAACGTATAAAAAAAGAAATACCGGGAAGTCCTTGTCCTAAACATTATTTAGTTTCTAATAAAGAGTTTACTGATAAAGAAGTTTGTCTTGCATCACGCCAATATCAAAAATTAAAAATAAAAGAACTTGACACAAAAGATATAAGTCCTGAAGAATATAAAAAACAATATGATAAAATTGTTGACAAATCATGTCTTTGTGTAGGTTTAGGTACTTCTTCATTAATCAAAAAAAGTTTGGATACTAAAATTGAGGGTAAAGGAGTATCAATTTGTCCTGGACCCAATATGGCTTATTTTTCAGAAACTGTTTCATTAAAAGAAATGACAGACCATATTTACGGAAGAAAAAATATTATAAAAGAAAAATATCTTCCTAATATGTTTATTAAAGAGCTATCAATATATATTGATTATCTTAAAAAAAAGATAGATGAAACACAAAAGCCAATATCAAAAAAAGAAATAAATTTCTTTAATACTTTCAGAAAGAATTTGATATCAGGTATTAAGTACTATAAAAATTTATTTTCAAATGATATGATAAAAATTCATAATATTAAAAATGGTGCAATAAAAAAATTAGAATTATTTGAAAATGAGTTAAATACAATAAAAATTTAACGAAAAGTAGCAATAACAGTTTTATTTCCTTTTACTTTTTGATCAATAGTAACATTAACTTTTGTTCCTATTGGTAAAAAAATATCAACACGTGAACCAAATTTGATAAAACCTAATTGAGAACCCTGTTTAACATCTTTATTTTCTTTTGCATAGCAAACAATTCGGCGAGCAAGAATGCCTGCAATCTGGCGTACTAAAATCTCAGTATTATCTTCTTTTTTAATTACTACAGTAGTTCTTTCGTTTTTTGTTGAAGATTTCGGATGCCATGCAACTATATGATCACCGGGATGATATTTGAAATATTTTATGTGGCCTGATACAGGAACCCAATTAATATGAACATCATAGGCTGACATAAATATTGATATTTGTAATCTTTTATCTTTAAAATATTCAGGCTCTTCTGTTTCTTTAATTACAACTATTTTTCCATCAGCGGGTGCAAGTATGTTATTATCATTTATTTCAGGAATCCTTTCGGGATTTCTGAAAAAATTCAGAATTAAAAGAATAAATACGATTGATAATATTAAAAATATTTTAAAAGCAATCGAACTTGTTGAAAAATAATAATAAATAAGAAAATTTATTATGATAAGAGCTATTGAAAATATTACTATTATATTAATTCCTTCTTTATGGATCATAAAATAATATTTTGTTTAATAATTATTTATTAATTGCAAATATACAAATACTATTGGAGAAGATAAAAAAACTCCATCGAATCTGTCAAGAATACCACCATGTCCGGGCAATATTCTTCCTGAATCTTTAATGTTAATACTTCGTTTAAATATTGATTCTACAAGGTCTCCCAATGTAGCCATAATTACAATTATGATTGAAATTATTAACCAATCAATTAATATCAATTCAGTATAATATTTTGATAATAGATAAGCAATACCCAAAGAAGCTATTGCTCCTCCAAAGAAACCTTCCCATGATTTTTTTGGAGATATTCTTACAAATAATCTGTGTTTTCCTATTGATACCCCTACTATATATGCCCCTGTATCATTTGCCCATAATAATAAGAAAAAACCTAAAAGAATATTTGGATTATAACAAACAGTAAGGATTTTATATGAAAAAACGAAATAATTAAAAAGCGCAATAGGAAATGCAATATAAATTAATCCTAAAATTGTAAATGCTATGTTATTAAATGGTCGTTTAGAATCTCTGTAAAGTTCTGATAAAAAAATTAAAGTAATTAAAGGAATAAAAAAAATGAAAATTTTTTGGTCAATATTATTAATTGAAACCAAATAATTACTAATAAAAAGAGCAGTTCCAATAATTATTCCATAATATATTTGAGGCTTGGCTAAAGTTTTATATGATAAGTTATAAAATTCCCATAATCCCAAAACAATAATAATCAGCATTATTCCAAGAAAACCATATTTACTGAATGCAATAGAACCAATAATAATGCTTACAAAAAAAAGCCCCGTAATAGTTCTAATAAATAAATTTTTCAAATTTTAATTTTATTAATTAAGTATTTAGCCTTTATTATATTTTCTGATTTTACATAAATTTCAATATCACCGAATGAAAGATACGAAGAATCCTGTTTATTTATTATTACTGAATCAATTTCTTCATCTTTCAAGATGTCCTTTAATAATTCAGCTTTGTATAATTTATCAATTGTGTATATTTTAACCCAATCTTTTTCCAATTATTATTATATTATTACTCTATAAAAACTTATTTTTTTAACAATCTTTTTTATTAAAATGGGATTTATGTATTTTACTATCAGCAAGTTGACAGTAGACAATTGGCAGTAGGCAAAGTAATAAATTTTTGCCAACTGCATACTGTCAACTGCCTACTTTTATCGTTTAACATAAATAATTATTTATTCCAAATATTTTTGTTTGTAACCTTGTGCTGCGTTAAGTATTATTTATTAAAAACAAAAAAAGTTCTTTTGGTCCGTGAGCACCCATAATCAATGTTTTTTCAATATCTGCTGTGCGACTGGGTCCTGTAATTAACGAAACCATTGATGGAAACTCACCATTATATTTTTTCTGAATATAGTCAAAAGCATCCTCAATGTTTTCAACTATTTGAGATGAATATGCAATAATAATATGAACCGGCGGAAAAACATTTAGTTTTCTACCTGAACCTTTATATGAAGAAATCATTACGCTTCCGAACCTTGCAATAAGATTTTCACAATATGTAATGCCAGCCTCCATTGAATTAAATTCAGTTTGGTTACTTTTATATAAGATTTCTTCTTTATTTAATATATTCTGAATGTTTTTATCAATACAAAAAAGATTTTTCCATTTATATTTTAAAATTTGTTCTTTAAAATTTTTAATAAATTCATTATCATTATTACATAAAAATAAATTACCTCCGGCTTTTTCAAATTCTTCGGCAAATACATTATCTATGCTTTTACTTAAATTTCCAAAAATTAAATTGCTGTTTATCTCTTTTTCAAGATTAATTCTATCAGATAATTTGCTTTTTGATTTAATAATTTCCTGCAATATAAAATCTCTTGAATCTAATTTTGTCATTCTATAGGTAATCTATTTATTATTTACATTTTCAGGATTTGTATCTTTTTTTTTGTCTTTTGTCTTTTGTCTTATCAATTATTTTTTTATTATTTTTTTGTTTAATTAAATCATCTTCTTTTTCCCATTTTCTTTTTCCGAATATTTTTTCAAGGTCTTCGCTAAATATTACTTCTTTTTCTAACAAAAGCTCAGCTAACTGTTTGTGCTTCTCTTTGTTTTTTAACAAAACTTCTTTAGCAC is a window encoding:
- a CDS encoding DUF2007 domain-containing protein; translated protein: MEKDWVKIYTIDKLYKAELLKDILKDEEIDSVIINKQDSSYLSFGDIEIYVKSENIIKAKYLINKIKI
- a CDS encoding phosphatidate cytidylyltransferase — its product is MKNLFIRTITGLFFVSIIIGSIAFSKYGFLGIMLIIIVLGLWEFYNLSYKTLAKPQIYYGIIIGTALFISNYLVSINNIDQKIFIFFIPLITLIFLSELYRDSKRPFNNIAFTILGLIYIAFPIALFNYFVFSYKILTVCYNPNILLGFFLLLWANDTGAYIVGVSIGKHRLFVRISPKKSWEGFFGGAIASLGIAYLLSKYYTELILIDWLIISIIIVIMATLGDLVESIFKRSINIKDSGRILPGHGGILDRFDGVFLSSPIVFVYLQLINNY
- a CDS encoding LUD domain-containing protein, with the protein product MTKLDSRDFILQEIIKSKSKLSDRINLEKEINSNLIFGNLSKSIDNVFAEEFEKAGGNLFLCNNDNEFIKNFKEQILKYKWKNLFCIDKNIQNILNKEEILYKSNQTEFNSMEAGITYCENLIARFGSVMISSYKGSGRKLNVFPPVHIIIAYSSQIVENIEDAFDYIQKKYNGEFPSMVSLITGPSRTADIEKTLIMGAHGPKELFLFLINNT
- a CDS encoding phosphatidylserine decarboxylase family protein translates to MIHKEGINIIVIFSIALIIINFLIYYYFSTSSIAFKIFLILSIVFILLILNFFRNPERIPEINDNNILAPADGKIVVIKETEEPEYFKDKRLQISIFMSAYDVHINWVPVSGHIKYFKYHPGDHIVAWHPKSSTKNERTTVVIKKEDNTEILVRQIAGILARRIVCYAKENKDVKQGSQLGFIKFGSRVDIFLPIGTKVNVTIDQKVKGNKTVIATFR